From one Deltaproteobacteria bacterium RBG_16_64_85 genomic stretch:
- a CDS encoding cytidylate kinase translates to MRERPILAIDGPSGAGKTTVSRRLAERASLTRLDTGAMYRACALAARRAGIPWSDGPRLGRLCPEIPLEFRREEDGELRIRIEGEDVGEAIRTPEMGMGASEVSTHPQVREAMVALQRKMGERGGVVLEGRDIGTVVFPDAEAKFFLDAHAAVRAMRRFREWGAGEKKPFEEVLREVLLRDIQDSTRDHSPLRMAEGAICIDTTTLTVDEVVEEMLRRLPESVRRGLVP, encoded by the coding sequence GTGAGGGAGCGTCCGATCCTCGCGATCGACGGCCCCTCCGGGGCGGGGAAGACGACCGTCTCCCGGCGGTTGGCGGAGCGCGCCTCCCTCACCCGGCTGGACACCGGCGCGATGTACCGCGCCTGCGCCCTGGCGGCGCGAAGGGCGGGGATCCCCTGGTCCGACGGCCCCCGGCTAGGGCGCCTGTGCCCGGAGATCCCCCTGGAATTCCGCCGCGAGGAGGATGGAGAGCTGCGGATCCGCATCGAAGGCGAGGATGTCGGCGAAGCGATCCGAACACCCGAGATGGGCATGGGAGCATCGGAGGTCTCGACGCACCCGCAGGTGCGCGAGGCGATGGTCGCGCTGCAGAGGAAAATGGGGGAGCGCGGCGGTGTCGTTCTCGAGGGGCGCGACATCGGGACCGTGGTCTTCCCGGATGCGGAGGCCAAGTTCTTCCTGGACGCGCATGCGGCCGTCCGGGCGATGCGCCGCTTCCGGGAGTGGGGAGCCGGAGAGAAGAAGCCCTTCGAAGAGGTGCTGCGGGAGGTGCTGCTGCGGGACATCCAGGACAGTACCCGGGATCATTCGCCGCTGCGCATGGCGGAAGGGGCGATCTGCATCGACACCACGACGCTCACCGTGGACGAGGTGGTGGAGGAGATGCTCCGGCGGCTTCCCGAAAGCGTGAGAAGGGGGCTGGTCCCGTGA